A portion of the Nakamurella flava genome contains these proteins:
- a CDS encoding alpha-amylase family glycosyl hydrolase — translation MNHPRQPPTTDPQWWRTAVVYQVLLRSFADGDGDGVGDLAGLRARLGHLAALDVDAVWVNPWYPSPMVDAGYDVSDYRAVDPRYGDLDQARQFVTEAHAVGMRVLLDIVPNHTSDAHPWFQAALAGDPDTRARYLFRPGRGARGELPPNDWESSFRGPAWTRTTDPMTGEPGEWYLHLFSPAQPDLDWTNPQVHVELLDVLRFWFDLGVDGFRVDVAHGLAKAHGLPDALGADRRTEAHPGWDQDDVHEVYRAWRALADSYDPPRVFVAEAWVGRRERLPLYVRPDELHAAFAFEPLHVAWREGPWRRVIERELAFSDLTGAPSSWVLTNHDVVRQVTRYSREQPPEKGGNEWERARWPHSRPDYRLGRNRARAAHLLVAALPGVLYLYLGEELGLPEVEDLPARARVDPIFHRSGGTDPGRDGCRVPLPWVAGAASAGFSPAVRADGSAPADPWLPQPPGWDDLAASEQESDPDSMLALYRTSLALRRKWWADAGPVTWEGTAPSGVLAFRRSTRDGDLHCWVTFDDGTRLPAGAQIVLASRPGLGAPPGDAWPDGAAVPPDTTVWWRRP, via the coding sequence GTGAACCATCCGCGGCAGCCACCGACGACCGATCCCCAGTGGTGGCGCACCGCGGTCGTCTACCAGGTGCTGCTGCGCAGCTTCGCCGACGGGGACGGCGACGGGGTGGGCGACCTCGCCGGGCTGCGGGCGCGGCTGGGCCACCTGGCCGCCCTGGACGTCGACGCCGTCTGGGTCAACCCCTGGTACCCGTCACCGATGGTCGACGCCGGGTACGACGTCAGCGACTACCGCGCCGTCGATCCCCGCTACGGCGATCTCGACCAGGCCCGGCAGTTCGTGACCGAGGCCCATGCGGTCGGCATGCGGGTGCTGCTCGACATCGTGCCCAACCACACCTCCGATGCGCACCCCTGGTTCCAGGCGGCCCTGGCCGGTGACCCGGACACCCGGGCCCGGTACCTGTTCCGTCCCGGCCGCGGTGCGCGCGGCGAGCTGCCGCCCAACGACTGGGAGAGCTCGTTCCGCGGCCCGGCGTGGACCCGTACGACCGACCCAATGACCGGCGAACCCGGCGAGTGGTACCTGCATCTGTTCTCCCCCGCCCAGCCCGACCTGGACTGGACGAACCCGCAGGTGCACGTCGAACTGCTGGACGTCCTGCGGTTCTGGTTCGACCTCGGCGTGGACGGTTTTCGCGTCGACGTGGCCCACGGTCTGGCCAAGGCCCACGGACTACCCGATGCGCTGGGCGCCGACCGCCGCACCGAGGCCCACCCCGGCTGGGACCAGGACGACGTGCACGAGGTCTACCGGGCGTGGCGGGCGCTCGCCGATTCCTACGACCCGCCGCGCGTCTTCGTGGCCGAGGCGTGGGTGGGGCGCCGGGAACGGCTACCGCTGTACGTGCGGCCGGACGAGCTGCACGCCGCCTTCGCCTTCGAGCCGTTGCACGTGGCCTGGCGGGAGGGGCCCTGGCGTCGGGTCATCGAACGGGAGCTGGCGTTCTCGGACCTGACCGGGGCGCCGAGTTCGTGGGTGCTGACCAACCACGACGTGGTCCGTCAGGTGACCCGCTACTCGCGGGAGCAGCCCCCCGAGAAGGGCGGCAACGAGTGGGAACGGGCCCGCTGGCCGCATTCCCGCCCCGACTACCGGCTCGGCCGGAACCGGGCCCGGGCCGCGCACCTGCTGGTGGCGGCGCTACCCGGCGTCCTCTACCTCTACCTCGGAGAGGAACTGGGCCTGCCGGAGGTCGAGGACCTCCCCGCGCGGGCCCGGGTCGACCCGATCTTCCACCGCTCCGGCGGCACCGACCCCGGGCGGGACGGCTGCCGCGTCCCGCTGCCCTGGGTGGCCGGCGCCGCGTCGGCCGGCTTCTCCCCGGCCGTGCGCGCCGACGGGTCAGCCCCTGCCGACCCGTGGCTGCCGCAGCCGCCCGGCTGGGACGATCTGGCCGCCTCGGAGCAGGAGTCGGACCCGGACTCGATGCTCGCGCTGTACCGGACGTCATTGGCGCTGCGCCGCAAATGGTGGGCCGACGCCGGCCCGGTGACCTGGGAGGGGACCGCGCCGTCCGGCGTGCTGGCCTTCCGGCGATCCACCCGCGACGGCGACCTGCACTGCTGGGTCACCTTCGACGACGGCACCCGACTGCCGGCCGGCGCGCAGATCGTGCTGGCCTCGCGCCCGGGCCTGGGCGCCCCGCCCGGCGACGCCTGGCCGGATGGTGCGGCCGTCCCGCCCGACACCACGGTCTGGTGGCGTCGGCCGTGA
- a CDS encoding response regulator → MGQNDRVVDDDPPAGGPAADAGPTYSVVVVDDDFMVARIHTRYLGGRPGFEVVATVHTGAEALAAVATLRPDLLLLDVYLPDMSGIDVLRRVRAEFPQVDIIVVSAARELDTVRAAVQGGAVSYLIKPFEYDALGERLEHFRQTRRLLDEAARVDLQIEQQHVDRLFGVTPAGGAAEQPVPKGLSPETVGAVRSLLTRDEALSASQVAERIGLSRVSARRYLEYLERTGAVVVSLKYGAGRPERLFRLR, encoded by the coding sequence ATGGGTCAGAATGACCGGGTGGTCGATGACGACCCGCCGGCCGGCGGTCCCGCAGCAGATGCCGGTCCGACGTACTCCGTGGTGGTCGTCGACGACGACTTCATGGTCGCCCGCATCCACACGCGTTACCTGGGCGGCCGGCCCGGTTTCGAGGTGGTGGCCACGGTCCACACCGGCGCGGAGGCCCTGGCCGCGGTCGCCACCCTCCGTCCGGACCTGCTGTTGCTGGACGTCTACCTGCCCGACATGAGCGGCATCGACGTGCTGCGCCGGGTGCGGGCCGAGTTCCCCCAGGTCGACATCATCGTGGTGTCCGCGGCCCGCGAACTGGACACCGTCCGGGCCGCGGTGCAGGGCGGTGCGGTGTCCTACCTGATCAAGCCGTTCGAGTACGACGCCCTGGGCGAGCGGCTCGAGCACTTCCGGCAGACCCGTCGGCTGCTGGACGAGGCGGCCCGGGTCGATCTGCAGATCGAGCAGCAGCACGTCGACCGGCTCTTCGGCGTCACCCCGGCCGGCGGTGCGGCCGAGCAACCGGTGCCCAAGGGGCTCAGCCCGGAGACGGTGGGCGCGGTGCGCAGCCTGCTCACCCGCGACGAGGCGCTGTCGGCCAGCCAGGTCGCGGAACGGATCGGCCTGTCCCGGGTCAGCGCCCGGCGGTACCTGGAATACCTGGAGCGCACCGGGGCGGTCGTGGTCAGCCTGAAGTACGGTGCGGGTCGGCCGGAACGGCTGTTCCGGCTGCGGTGA
- a CDS encoding sensor histidine kinase, with translation MATRLSWRRALPRTLAGTFLVLQLVVIALVLAVAGLVSVRQAVAQFADSSGSRVLGAAENLAANPLVRAGFSVPDPAGQLAPVAESVRIQSGASLVLLADPGRQVVAGTDPSLVGTELTLPDSRVWSGRSWDGDVTLDGPQLLAAAAPIYAEDGSVIGLALVAEEYPGTWSLLVAGVPELLGLIALAAAAGVAGSLLLARRIKRQTHGLEPAEIAGLADQREAVLYGIREGVLGVDPDGTVTVANDGARELLDLPADVVGRRVDDLELPADLHDVVTGARAGNDLVVVHGDRVLVVNRRAARGARSRTTGGEQESSRWGSVLTLRDRSELIAVQRQLGATRNATDSLRAQTHEFDNQLHVISGLLQLGEYDEAREYVAGLARRRAEADEQIAALVEDPAVAALLGAKSSLAAERLIRLDLLPASRCPRLPHELSTDVATVLGNLVDNAFDAVADVAEAVVQVEITADDHVVRVVVADSGPGLAQGAADRIFDRGFSTKSAAVVGGRGVGLSLVRRVCQDRGGSVGVAAGAPPTPGASFTAVVPRRRPAAGAPAGSPPSAAAPAGPWGEVAHGSE, from the coding sequence ATGGCGACGCGGTTGTCCTGGCGCCGCGCGCTCCCACGAACCCTGGCCGGCACGTTCCTCGTCCTGCAGTTGGTGGTGATCGCGCTGGTGCTGGCGGTGGCCGGGTTGGTCTCGGTGCGCCAGGCCGTGGCCCAGTTCGCCGACTCCAGTGGCAGCCGGGTGCTCGGGGCGGCCGAGAACCTGGCGGCGAATCCCCTGGTGCGGGCGGGCTTCTCGGTGCCCGACCCGGCCGGTCAGCTCGCCCCGGTGGCCGAGTCGGTCCGCATCCAGTCGGGGGCCTCGCTCGTCCTGCTGGCCGACCCCGGGCGCCAGGTGGTCGCCGGCACCGACCCCTCCCTCGTCGGCACCGAGCTGACCCTGCCGGACAGTCGCGTCTGGTCCGGACGGTCGTGGGACGGCGACGTCACGCTCGACGGACCCCAGCTGCTGGCCGCGGCGGCCCCGATCTACGCCGAGGACGGTTCGGTCATCGGACTGGCTCTGGTGGCCGAGGAGTACCCGGGCACCTGGAGCCTGCTGGTCGCCGGCGTCCCCGAACTGCTCGGCCTCATCGCGCTGGCCGCGGCGGCCGGGGTGGCCGGGTCGCTGCTGCTGGCCCGCCGGATCAAACGGCAGACGCACGGCCTGGAACCGGCCGAGATCGCCGGGTTGGCCGACCAGCGGGAGGCGGTGCTGTACGGGATCCGCGAGGGCGTCCTCGGGGTGGACCCGGACGGCACGGTGACGGTGGCCAACGACGGTGCCCGCGAGCTGCTGGACCTGCCGGCCGACGTGGTGGGCCGCCGCGTCGACGATCTCGAGCTGCCCGCCGACCTGCACGACGTGGTCACCGGCGCCCGGGCCGGCAACGACCTCGTGGTCGTCCACGGCGACCGGGTGCTCGTCGTCAACCGCCGGGCCGCCCGCGGCGCCCGGTCGAGAACGACTGGCGGTGAGCAGGAATCGTCCCGCTGGGGCAGCGTGCTCACCCTGCGGGACCGGTCCGAGTTGATCGCCGTGCAGCGGCAACTGGGCGCGACCCGCAACGCGACGGACTCGTTGCGGGCCCAGACCCACGAGTTCGACAACCAGTTGCACGTCATCTCGGGGCTGCTGCAGCTCGGCGAGTACGACGAGGCCCGCGAGTACGTCGCCGGTCTGGCCCGCCGCCGGGCCGAGGCGGACGAGCAGATCGCCGCCCTGGTGGAGGATCCGGCGGTGGCCGCGCTGCTCGGGGCCAAGTCGAGCCTGGCCGCGGAGCGGCTGATCCGGCTGGATCTGCTGCCGGCGTCCCGGTGCCCGCGGCTGCCGCACGAGCTGTCGACGGACGTCGCGACCGTGCTGGGCAACCTCGTCGACAACGCGTTCGACGCGGTCGCCGACGTCGCCGAGGCCGTCGTGCAGGTCGAGATCACCGCGGACGACCACGTCGTGCGGGTGGTCGTCGCCGACAGCGGCCCCGGGCTGGCCCAGGGGGCGGCCGACCGCATCTTCGACCGCGGGTTCTCGACCAAGTCGGCCGCCGTGGTGGGCGGTCGCGGCGTCGGTCTGTCGCTGGTCCGTCGGGTCTGTCAGGACCGCGGTGGCTCGGTGGGCGTGGCCGCGGGAGCGCCACCCACCCCCGGTGCGTCGTTCACCGCGGTGGTGCCGCGCCGACGCCCGGCCGCGGGGGCGCCGGCCGGTTCGCCTCCGTCGGCCGCCGCACCCGCCGGGCCGTGGGGCGAGGTGGCGCATGGGTCAGAATGA
- a CDS encoding Bug family tripartite tricarboxylate transporter substrate binding protein encodes MSPPSPAGPSGKHPTRRRMRRFAVLLAVLLSVAGGCATDAYPPLRILVPSNAGGGYDVTARIAAELLDSEGIVDHPEVFNVAGGGGAVGLTRMVQESGNSDLLMLMGLGVVAASITGNSPARVTRVVPIARLITEPEVVLVRAASPYRTLDELVADWRLRGAGLRIGGGSIPGGTDNLMLLQLARAAGIPATDVGYVPHEGGGQLLPALLDGSIDAAVSGPREVLEQVRSGQLRVLATSGTQRLSSVDAPTLREAGYDVAFTNWRGVVAPPGIPQATRQRFVALFTNLHSSPGWQQQLAENGWQDAFLTGTEFGDFLTDQDAAVRRELQELGLA; translated from the coding sequence GTGAGTCCACCGTCGCCGGCCGGCCCGTCCGGGAAGCATCCCACCCGACGGCGGATGCGGCGGTTCGCCGTGCTGCTGGCGGTCCTGCTGTCCGTTGCCGGCGGATGCGCGACCGACGCCTACCCGCCGTTGCGGATCCTGGTGCCCAGCAACGCCGGCGGCGGCTACGACGTCACCGCGCGGATCGCCGCGGAACTGCTGGACTCCGAGGGCATCGTCGACCACCCCGAGGTGTTCAACGTGGCCGGCGGTGGCGGCGCCGTGGGCCTGACCCGGATGGTGCAGGAGTCCGGGAACAGCGACCTGCTCATGCTCATGGGTCTGGGGGTGGTGGCCGCCAGCATCACCGGTAACAGCCCCGCCCGGGTCACCCGGGTGGTGCCGATCGCCCGGCTGATCACCGAACCCGAGGTCGTCCTGGTCCGGGCCGCCTCGCCGTACCGGACGCTCGACGAGCTCGTGGCCGACTGGCGGCTGCGCGGCGCCGGCCTGCGCATCGGCGGCGGCTCCATCCCCGGCGGCACCGACAACCTCATGCTGCTGCAGCTGGCCCGGGCGGCCGGCATCCCGGCCACGGATGTCGGCTACGTGCCGCACGAGGGCGGCGGCCAACTGCTGCCCGCGCTGCTCGACGGGTCGATCGACGCCGCCGTGTCCGGCCCGCGGGAGGTCCTCGAGCAGGTCCGTTCCGGGCAACTACGGGTGCTGGCCACCTCGGGGACGCAGCGGCTGTCGTCCGTCGACGCCCCGACGCTGCGGGAGGCCGGCTACGACGTGGCGTTCACGAACTGGCGGGGCGTGGTGGCGCCGCCGGGCATTCCGCAGGCCACCCGGCAGCGGTTCGTCGCGCTGTTCACCAACCTGCACTCCTCCCCCGGCTGGCAGCAGCAGCTGGCCGAGAACGGTTGGCAGGACGCGTTCCTCACCGGCACCGAGTTCGGTGACTTCCTCACCGACCAGGACGCGGCGGTGCGACGCGAACTGCAGGAGCTGGGGCTGGCCTGA
- a CDS encoding intradiol ring-cleavage dioxygenase, whose product MTTRPTYQGRTLPFPDEEVVDQGLQFDLGTLLGRRRLLKVMGLGAVGVGLAACGGGASGSASAASTTAASSAATGTLTEIPDETNGPYPADGTNGPDILEQSGVVRSDIRSSFGTSTTTAEGIPMTLRLTVFNLEGGQTPYAGAAVYVWHCNRAGEYSMYSSGLENENYLRGVQIADASGVVEFTSIFPACYSGRWPHVHFEVYPDEAGITDHDNAVSTSQLAFPQDVCDTVYATSGYEQSVANLAQLSLSTDNVFSDDSAAHQLATVTGDVTKGYVVSLDVGVDAGTAQTGGSAPGGSGGQGGMGAPPSGMGAPPSR is encoded by the coding sequence ATGACGACCCGCCCCACCTATCAGGGCCGCACCCTGCCGTTCCCGGACGAGGAGGTCGTCGACCAGGGCCTCCAGTTCGACCTCGGCACGTTGCTCGGCCGGCGTCGCCTGCTCAAGGTGATGGGGCTGGGCGCGGTCGGCGTCGGGCTGGCCGCGTGCGGCGGCGGGGCCTCCGGATCGGCGAGCGCCGCCTCGACCACCGCTGCCAGCAGCGCCGCCACCGGGACGCTCACCGAGATCCCGGACGAGACCAACGGTCCCTACCCGGCCGACGGCACCAACGGTCCGGACATCCTGGAGCAGAGCGGCGTGGTCCGCAGCGACATCCGTTCCAGCTTCGGCACGTCGACCACCACTGCCGAGGGCATCCCGATGACCCTGCGCCTGACGGTCTTCAACCTGGAGGGCGGTCAGACCCCGTACGCCGGGGCCGCGGTCTACGTCTGGCACTGCAACCGGGCCGGGGAGTACTCGATGTACTCGAGCGGCCTGGAGAACGAGAACTACCTGCGTGGGGTGCAGATCGCCGACGCGTCCGGCGTGGTCGAGTTCACGAGCATCTTCCCGGCCTGCTACTCGGGTCGGTGGCCTCACGTGCATTTCGAGGTCTACCCGGACGAGGCCGGCATCACCGACCACGACAACGCCGTCTCCACCTCGCAACTCGCGTTCCCGCAGGACGTCTGCGACACCGTCTACGCCACCAGCGGGTACGAGCAGTCGGTCGCGAACCTGGCCCAGCTCAGCCTGAGCACCGACAACGTCTTCAGCGACGACTCCGCCGCGCACCAGCTCGCGACCGTCACCGGTGACGTGACGAAGGGTTACGTGGTGTCGCTGGACGTCGGGGTCGACGCCGGCACGGCGCAGACCGGTGGGTCGGCACCCGGTGGCTCCGGTGGTCAGGGCGGCATGGGCGCCCCGCCGAGCGGGATGGGCGCCCCGCCCAGTCGCTGA
- a CDS encoding MMPL family transporter, translating to MLARLGRWIARHAGLVVVLWVVATALGFTLAVGGVGEGLFARLATGEPSVSGEASAGRDLLDERATDGPSVTLLVRDAPFDSTAVQAAAPTVVAAAEAIGAIDGVARVDQPLAIGPESGADPTAQAARAALVAADGSGFLVTATLDGDLDRTTRNATQDAVEQRLDQLGVELAAAVPGSSAQVGGGSLLFDTITRQVEKDLVSGELIALPLSLFVMVLVFGGFLAAGMPIVGAVASIAGALVALLGFSYVLDLDASVVNVVTVLGLGLSIDYGLLIVSRYREELRDQLAATRTRATATARTDALAATMATAGRTVLFSGVTVAISLAGLLVFRAPLLRAVGAAGVSVVAVALLVSLTLIPAVLALAGRRMLRPGLLTRVPGLRSLTTRFGDVPPDEGFFSRLARRTQRRPVLVLVGVVVLLGLLAAPALRLEVRNSGVELLPPSAPDRQFFDELTADYPAAAIPAFQVVAPVGPQALAGVAERTATLPGVRAVTPPRAVGAGDAPVSTFAVVMTIPDPGSTDARAAVQTLRAERDAGTVPGGVAFDVTGSTAFLVDFTAALAADAPLAAAVVVLATFVLLFLLTGSLLIPLKALLMNVISLGASIGVLVWVFQDGHGEDLLGFASTGGVESIIPVLVLAMGFGLAMDYEVFLLARIKEFRDAGVPNDEAVVRGLQKSGRIITSAALIVVLVFSGFVAGQLLVIKQTGVALAVAVAVDATVVRCLLVPATMTLLGEWNWWAPAPLRRLYARIGLRH from the coding sequence GTGCTGGCTCGCCTCGGTCGCTGGATCGCCCGCCACGCCGGGCTCGTCGTCGTGCTGTGGGTCGTCGCGACCGCCCTCGGTTTCACCCTGGCCGTCGGCGGTGTGGGCGAGGGTCTGTTCGCCCGGCTGGCCACCGGCGAACCCAGCGTCTCCGGTGAGGCCTCCGCCGGTCGGGATCTGCTGGACGAACGCGCCACCGACGGGCCGTCGGTGACCCTGCTGGTCCGTGACGCCCCGTTCGACTCGACCGCCGTGCAGGCCGCGGCCCCCACGGTGGTCGCGGCCGCCGAAGCGATCGGGGCGATCGACGGCGTGGCCCGGGTCGATCAACCGCTCGCGATCGGTCCGGAATCGGGGGCCGACCCGACCGCTCAAGCGGCCCGGGCGGCCCTGGTCGCGGCCGACGGATCCGGTTTCCTGGTGACGGCGACCCTGGACGGCGACCTCGACCGGACCACCCGGAACGCGACACAGGACGCCGTCGAGCAACGCCTGGACCAGCTGGGCGTCGAACTCGCCGCGGCCGTCCCGGGGTCGAGCGCGCAGGTCGGCGGCGGCTCCCTCCTGTTCGACACCATCACCCGGCAGGTCGAGAAGGACCTGGTGTCCGGCGAACTCATCGCCCTGCCGCTCAGCCTGTTCGTGATGGTGCTGGTGTTCGGCGGGTTCCTGGCCGCCGGGATGCCGATCGTCGGAGCCGTCGCGTCCATCGCCGGCGCGCTGGTGGCGCTGCTCGGCTTCTCGTACGTGCTCGACCTCGACGCCAGCGTCGTCAACGTGGTCACCGTCCTCGGGCTGGGTCTGTCGATCGACTACGGCCTGCTCATCGTGTCCCGCTACCGCGAGGAGCTGCGCGACCAGCTGGCCGCCACCCGTACCCGGGCCACCGCGACCGCGCGGACCGACGCGCTGGCCGCGACGATGGCGACCGCCGGCCGGACGGTGCTGTTCTCCGGCGTGACGGTCGCGATCAGCCTGGCCGGCCTGCTGGTCTTCCGAGCCCCGCTGCTCCGGGCGGTCGGGGCCGCCGGGGTGAGCGTCGTCGCGGTCGCGCTGCTCGTCTCCCTCACCCTCATCCCGGCCGTCCTGGCGCTGGCCGGGCGGCGCATGCTGCGACCGGGCCTGCTCACCCGGGTCCCGGGACTTCGGTCGCTGACCACCCGGTTCGGGGACGTCCCGCCGGACGAGGGCTTCTTCTCCCGGCTGGCCCGCCGCACCCAGCGCCGTCCCGTGCTGGTGCTGGTCGGGGTGGTGGTGCTGCTCGGACTGCTGGCCGCCCCGGCGCTGCGACTGGAGGTCCGCAACTCCGGGGTGGAACTCCTGCCGCCCAGCGCCCCGGACCGGCAGTTCTTCGACGAACTCACCGCCGATTACCCGGCCGCCGCCATCCCGGCCTTCCAGGTGGTGGCGCCGGTCGGTCCGCAGGCGTTGGCCGGGGTGGCCGAACGAACGGCGACGCTCCCCGGTGTCCGGGCGGTGACGCCGCCCCGGGCCGTCGGTGCGGGTGACGCGCCGGTGTCGACCTTCGCCGTGGTGATGACCATCCCGGACCCGGGTTCAACGGACGCACGCGCCGCGGTGCAGACCCTGCGGGCCGAACGGGACGCCGGCACCGTGCCGGGCGGGGTGGCGTTCGACGTCACGGGGTCGACCGCGTTCCTGGTCGATTTCACCGCTGCGCTGGCCGCTGACGCACCGCTGGCCGCCGCGGTCGTCGTGCTGGCCACGTTCGTCCTGCTCTTCCTGCTCACCGGGTCGCTGCTCATCCCGCTCAAAGCGTTGCTGATGAACGTGATCTCGCTCGGGGCGTCGATCGGCGTGCTGGTCTGGGTCTTCCAGGACGGCCACGGCGAGGACCTGCTCGGCTTCGCCTCCACCGGCGGGGTCGAGTCGATCATCCCGGTGCTGGTGCTGGCCATGGGTTTCGGTCTGGCCATGGACTACGAGGTCTTCCTGCTGGCCCGGATCAAGGAGTTCCGGGACGCCGGGGTGCCCAACGACGAGGCGGTCGTCCGGGGTCTGCAGAAGTCCGGACGCATCATCACCTCGGCCGCGCTCATCGTCGTGCTGGTGTTCTCCGGGTTCGTCGCCGGCCAGCTGCTGGTCATCAAGCAGACCGGTGTCGCCCTCGCGGTGGCCGTCGCCGTGGACGCGACCGTCGTCCGCTGCCTGCTGGTGCCGGCGACGATGACGTTGCTGGGTGAGTGGAACTGGTGGGCCCCGGCGCCGCTGCGCCGGCTGTACGCGCGGATCGGTCTGCGCCACTGA
- a CDS encoding isocitrate lyase/PEP mutase family protein, protein MTDLATRARTLLDLHTDPEILVLANVWDVISARVVADVPGVKALATASHSIAATFGYEDGENIPLELHLDMVRRVVQAVDIPVSMDFEAGYGDPGRTAARAIEVGVVGANLEDQMRPLDEAVAHVEAVMAAGRAAGIDFVLNARTDVFVKAAPDADRQGLVDEAIRRGKAFLDAGAPVVFVPRLVDREEIRQVASALGERKLTLISPPGAALPASELQELGVARVSTGPFTQRVALTALQDAATDIVGGGVLPATTRALN, encoded by the coding sequence ATGACCGACCTCGCCACCCGCGCCCGCACCCTGTTGGATCTGCACACGGACCCGGAGATCCTGGTCCTGGCCAACGTCTGGGACGTCATCTCCGCCCGCGTCGTCGCCGATGTCCCCGGCGTCAAGGCGCTGGCCACCGCCAGCCATTCGATCGCCGCCACCTTCGGCTACGAGGACGGCGAGAACATTCCCCTCGAGCTGCACCTGGACATGGTGCGGCGCGTCGTGCAGGCCGTCGACATTCCCGTCTCGATGGATTTCGAGGCCGGCTACGGCGATCCCGGACGAACGGCCGCCCGGGCCATCGAGGTCGGGGTGGTCGGGGCCAATCTGGAGGATCAGATGCGTCCGCTGGACGAAGCCGTCGCCCATGTGGAGGCGGTGATGGCCGCCGGTCGGGCCGCCGGCATCGACTTCGTCCTCAACGCCCGGACCGACGTGTTCGTCAAGGCCGCGCCGGACGCCGACCGTCAGGGGCTGGTCGACGAGGCCATCCGCCGGGGAAAGGCCTTCCTGGACGCCGGCGCCCCGGTGGTGTTCGTCCCCCGGCTGGTCGACCGCGAGGAGATCCGCCAGGTCGCGTCCGCGCTCGGCGAGCGCAAGCTCACGCTGATCAGCCCGCCCGGTGCCGCCCTGCCGGCCTCCGAACTGCAGGAGCTGGGAGTGGCCCGGGTGTCCACCGGGCCGTTCACCCAGCGCGTCGCACTCACCGCCCTGCAGGACGCCGCGACCGACATCGTCGGCGGCGGGGTGCTGCCGGCGACCACCCGCGCCCTGAACTGA
- a CDS encoding DUF2809 domain-containing protein produces MSSHLRRRAGLLVLLVTVIAGLLVHRALPASPVTDIAGDALYTVAVYAGLVSLFPTLAPRIVALLAGGWSVAVELFQATGIPVELARRFPPAALVLGTGFNARDLVVYVMAATAALAVDLRLTHRALRHRTVPGRSISR; encoded by the coding sequence GTGAGCTCCCACCTTCGCCGCCGCGCCGGTCTTCTCGTCCTTCTGGTGACGGTGATCGCCGGGCTGCTCGTGCACCGGGCGCTGCCGGCGAGCCCCGTCACCGACATCGCCGGTGACGCCCTCTACACCGTGGCCGTCTACGCGGGGCTGGTGTCGCTGTTCCCGACACTGGCCCCGCGGATCGTCGCGCTGCTCGCCGGAGGGTGGAGCGTGGCGGTGGAGCTGTTCCAGGCCACCGGGATCCCGGTGGAGCTGGCCCGCCGGTTCCCACCGGCCGCGCTGGTGCTCGGCACCGGTTTCAACGCCCGGGATCTCGTGGTCTACGTGATGGCGGCCACCGCGGCCCTGGCCGTCGACCTCCGGCTCACCCACCGGGCACTGCGCCACCGGACCGTCCCGGGCCGGTCGATCAGTCGTTGA
- a CDS encoding nitrile hydratase accessory protein, whose amino-acid sequence MTTTARTRIRPDATELGDARRRVEKLVCGLPGAPDGEASFSEPWEIRAFAIAVAAYDARQFEWAEFQLSLIESIRAWEADGGSEAGEPWSYYEHWLAALEDRLSGSGLLSEAELDGRTAVVLATPPDRDHHHAHLEPVCVDPARVA is encoded by the coding sequence GTGACCACGACCGCTCGCACCCGCATCCGGCCGGACGCGACCGAGCTGGGCGACGCCCGACGTCGAGTGGAAAAGCTCGTCTGCGGGCTGCCCGGCGCCCCCGACGGCGAGGCCTCGTTCTCCGAACCGTGGGAGATACGCGCCTTCGCCATCGCGGTCGCGGCCTACGACGCCCGGCAGTTCGAGTGGGCGGAGTTCCAGTTGTCGCTGATCGAGTCCATCCGCGCCTGGGAAGCCGATGGCGGATCCGAGGCCGGCGAGCCGTGGTCCTACTACGAACACTGGCTCGCTGCTCTGGAGGACCGCCTCTCGGGATCGGGGCTGCTCAGCGAGGCCGAACTGGACGGCAGGACGGCCGTCGTCCTGGCCACGCCACCCGACCGCGACCATCACCACGCGCACCTGGAGCCGGTGTGCGTCGACCCTGCCCGGGTCGCCTGA
- the nthA gene encoding nitrile hydratase subunit alpha has product MSSHTRTPAEIAARVKALESMLIEKGIMTSQAVDRMVEIYENEVGPQLGAAVVAKAWVDPEFKTRLLADASEACAELGIGGLQGEDMVVVEDTDTVHNVIVCTLCSCYPWPVLGLPPNWYKDPQYRAAIVREPRKVLRESFGYSISDDVEIRVWDSSSEMRYWVLPPRPAGTEDLSEEELAQLVTRDSMIGVGPLAGASR; this is encoded by the coding sequence ATGAGCTCGCACACCCGTACCCCGGCGGAGATCGCCGCTCGGGTCAAGGCTCTGGAATCGATGCTCATCGAAAAGGGCATCATGACCAGTCAGGCCGTCGACCGGATGGTCGAGATCTACGAGAACGAGGTCGGCCCGCAGCTGGGTGCGGCGGTGGTGGCCAAGGCCTGGGTCGATCCCGAGTTCAAGACCCGGCTCCTGGCCGATGCCTCGGAGGCCTGCGCCGAGCTCGGCATCGGTGGCCTGCAGGGTGAGGACATGGTGGTGGTGGAGGACACCGACACCGTGCACAACGTCATCGTCTGCACGCTGTGCTCGTGCTACCCGTGGCCGGTGCTGGGCCTGCCGCCGAACTGGTACAAGGACCCGCAGTACCGGGCGGCCATCGTCCGTGAGCCCCGCAAGGTGCTGCGGGAGAGCTTCGGCTACAGCATCTCCGACGACGTCGAGATCCGGGTGTGGGACTCCAGCAGCGAGATGCGCTACTGGGTACTGCCCCCGCGCCCGGCCGGCACCGAGGACCTGTCGGAGGAGGAGCTGGCCCAGCTGGTCACCCGGGACAGCATGATCGGCGTCGGCCCGCTGGCGGGAGCATCGCGGTGA